In Triticum urartu cultivar G1812 chromosome 6, Tu2.1, whole genome shotgun sequence, the following proteins share a genomic window:
- the LOC125512637 gene encoding putative mannan endo-1,4-beta-mannosidase 9, translating to MGTSNARRLMVVSCLAVLALAAGARRPSVHHAAAPSAAAPAPSNGGVEAKVGGFARADGARFTVGGRPFYPNGFNAYWLMYMASNPGDRSKVLATLDQASHVGATVIRTWAFSDGGSNRPLQTTPGVYSEDVFVGLDFVIAEAKKRGLYLILSLVNNWGDFGGKRQYVQWAKDQGHNLGSDDDFFRDALTQQFYKEHVKRVLTRINSFTGVAYKDEPTIFAWELMNEPRVPTDPSGKTMQAWVALMSSYVKSIDDKHMVEVGLEGFYGESTPERKRFNPGGDSAGTDFIGNNRIPTVDFATIHYYPDVWLPGSTGEQQVEFWKKWMASHIEDTAKALRKPLVVAEFGWNSVGNAVTARDDYFRMVYDAIYASAKRGGPCAGGLFWQVLAPGMESWTDRYAVVLERSFTTAAIVSQEYARIGRITP from the exons ATGGGCACCAGCAACGCCCGGCGGCTGATGGTCGTGTCGTGCCTGGCCGTCCTGGCGCTCGCGGCCGGGGCGCGCCGGCCGAGCGTCCACCACGCCGCCGCACCAAGCGCTGCGGCGCCGGCTCCCAGCAACGGCGGAGTAGAGGCGAAGGTCGGCGGGTTCGCGAGGGCGGACGGGGCGCGGTTCACGGTGGGCGGCCGGCCGTTCTACCCGAACGGCTTCAACGCCTACTGGCTCATGTACATGGCGTCCAACCCCGGCGACCGGAGCAAGGTGCTCGCCACGCTTGACCAGGCGTCCCACGTCGGCGCGACGGTCATCAGGACGTGGGCCTTCAGCGATGGCGGCAGCAACCGTCCGCTGCAGACCACCCCCGGCGTGTACAGCGAGGACGTGTTCGTG GGACTAGACTTTGTGATCGCCGAAGCGAAGAAGCGAGGGCTCTACTTGATCCTGAGCCTGGTGAACAACTGGGGTGACTTTGGCGGGAAGAGACAGTATGTGCAGTGGGCCAAAGACCAGGGCCACAACCTGGGCTCCGACGATGACTTCTTCAGGGACGCCCTCACCCAGCAGTTCTACAAGGAGCACGTCAAG AGGGTGCTGACGAGGATCAACAGCTTCACGGGGGTGGCGTACAAGGACGAGCCCACCATCTTTGCATGGGAGCTGATGAACGAGCCCCGCGTCCCGACCGACCCCTCCGGGAAGACCATGCAGGCCTGGGTGGCGCTCATGTCCTCCTACGTCAAGTCCATCGATGACAAGCACATGGTGGAGGTCGGCCTCGAGGGGTTTTACGGCGAATCCACGCCGGAGCGCAAGCGGTTCAACCCTGGCGGAGACTCCGCCGGCACCGACTTCATCGGGAACAACCGCATCCCCACCGTCGACTTCGCCACCATCCACTACTACCCCGACGTGTG GCTGCCGGGTTCGACCGGGGAGCAGCAGGTGGAGTTCTGGAAGAAGTGGATGGCATCGCACATCGAGGACACGGCAAAGGCGCTGCGGAAGCCGCTGGTGGTGGCTGAGTTTGGATGGAACTCCGTCGGCAACGCGGTGACGGCGCGGGACGACTACTTCCGCATGGTGTACGACGCCATCTACGCGTCTGCGAAGAGGGGCGGGCCGTGCGCTGGGGGCCTCTTCTGGCAGGTCTTGGCGCCCGGGATGGAGAGCTGGACCGACCGCTACGCCGTCGTGCTTGAGCGCAGCTTCACCACCGCCGCCATCGTCTCCCAGGAGTACGCTAGGATCGGCAGAATCACGCCGTGA